From Gimesia panareensis, the proteins below share one genomic window:
- a CDS encoding DUF58 domain-containing protein, translated as MDDYHKYLDPQTLAKVQNLDLAARQIVEGYVSGSHKSPFHGFSAEFAQHREYAIGDDLRYVDWKVYAKSDRYYLKQYEAETNFTCYLLIDCSESMRYKSTNAALSKWEYARLVAAALAYVVIKQQDAAGLCTVNDHILDFLRPASQPTHLKQIYHTLEKTPVAGESGLGNVFHELAERINRRSLIIIISDLFDDLESVLLGLKHFRHRKHDVSLLQVIDPAEQDFPFQEPVLFHGLENLPEQMVEPRALKKAYQEEFEKFLKEVQRGCRDLKMDYSLIRTDQSLDVALSAFLSHRQSRVGS; from the coding sequence AGAATCTGGACCTGGCGGCGCGGCAGATTGTGGAAGGCTATGTCTCGGGGTCCCACAAAAGCCCCTTCCACGGCTTCTCCGCCGAGTTCGCGCAGCACCGCGAATACGCGATCGGCGATGACCTGCGGTATGTCGACTGGAAAGTTTATGCCAAGTCGGACCGCTACTACCTGAAACAGTACGAAGCCGAAACCAATTTCACCTGCTACCTGCTGATTGACTGCAGTGAATCGATGCGCTACAAGTCCACAAATGCCGCTCTCTCCAAGTGGGAGTATGCCCGGCTGGTCGCTGCCGCCCTGGCTTACGTCGTCATTAAACAGCAGGACGCCGCGGGACTGTGCACCGTGAATGACCACATCCTGGATTTTCTCAGACCCGCCAGCCAGCCCACGCATCTCAAACAGATCTATCACACGCTGGAAAAAACTCCGGTCGCGGGAGAATCCGGTCTGGGAAACGTCTTTCACGAGTTGGCCGAACGCATTAACCGCCGCAGCCTGATCATCATCATCAGCGATCTGTTTGACGATCTCGAATCGGTTTTGCTGGGTCTCAAACATTTTCGGCACCGTAAACACGATGTCAGTCTGCTGCAGGTCATCGATCCCGCGGAGCAGGATTTCCCGTTTCAGGAACCGGTCCTGTTTCACGGATTGGAAAATCTTCCCGAACAGATGGTCGAACCCCGGGCCCTGAAGAAAGCCTATCAGGAGGAGTTCGAAAAGTTTCTCAAAGAAGTTCAGCGCGGCTGTCGCGATTTGAAAATGGATTACAGCCTGATCCGGACCGATCAGTCTCTCGACGTGGCGCTCTCAGCGTTCCTGTCGCATCGCCAGTCCCGCGTCGGTTCTTAA